From the genome of Winogradskyella forsetii, one region includes:
- a CDS encoding alpha/beta fold hydrolase: MQKLLISLSFILIFNSCVGQTTNRFVPNFTKSKETTHKIPDGQEFTFGYLEVLENRSNPNGKTIKFPVYIFKSRNSNPKKDPIIYTVGGPGSTTMPSAQYMNYYKYLDDRDFILVEQRGNYYAKPHLDCPEWSQAIYESNQPNFDLANYDALFEQSAKSCKERLEKQGIDLNGYNTNEIASDINDLVNLLEIDEYNLLTISYSTKIAQVLMRDYPDKIRSVVMDSPLPLEVNYDEESVQNLLESITTLLSDCENDKKCNSAYPNLKNRFVEYLKEKTANPLKVEIKNPKSDKIETFYLKGEDLITVFTSASTGSVPNVPFEINKLLNNDLTSVKDKLKNLFQEPGNGAGLGMRLSVWCAEENPFNSIEIINSETSKYPEVKGLSPAVFDNRICEIWSVNKVAEIENNKVKSDIPVLFISGEYDNETPVKWAKSMTRNFTNSYHLIFKGWKHTPTTNWSNQCAMISANEFFNNPNEKPIADCFGQIGSPEFKTE; the protein is encoded by the coding sequence ATGCAAAAATTATTAATCTCACTATCATTTATCCTTATTTTTAATTCTTGTGTTGGACAAACTACAAATCGTTTCGTCCCAAATTTCACAAAATCTAAAGAAACAACACATAAAATTCCTGATGGACAAGAATTTACTTTTGGTTATTTAGAAGTACTTGAAAATAGAAGTAATCCTAACGGAAAAACTATAAAATTTCCTGTTTATATCTTTAAAAGCAGAAACTCAAATCCAAAAAAAGACCCTATCATCTATACAGTTGGAGGTCCAGGTTCTACAACAATGCCTTCCGCACAATATATGAACTATTACAAATATCTTGATGATAGGGATTTCATTCTTGTAGAGCAACGCGGAAACTATTACGCAAAACCACATTTGGATTGTCCTGAATGGTCACAAGCAATCTATGAATCCAATCAACCGAATTTTGATTTAGCTAATTATGATGCCCTATTTGAACAATCGGCAAAATCCTGCAAAGAACGACTTGAAAAGCAAGGAATTGATTTAAATGGTTACAACACCAACGAAATAGCATCGGACATCAATGACTTGGTAAACTTATTAGAAATAGATGAATACAATCTACTGACCATATCGTACAGCACCAAAATCGCTCAAGTCCTAATGCGAGATTATCCTGATAAAATAAGAAGTGTTGTAATGGACTCACCTCTTCCATTGGAAGTCAACTACGATGAAGAAAGCGTGCAGAATCTATTAGAATCAATTACAACATTACTTTCCGATTGTGAAAACGATAAAAAATGTAATTCAGCTTATCCCAATTTAAAAAATCGGTTTGTTGAATATTTGAAAGAAAAGACTGCTAATCCCCTAAAAGTTGAAATTAAAAATCCAAAAAGTGATAAAATAGAAACCTTCTATTTAAAAGGAGAAGATTTGATTACTGTTTTTACTTCAGCTTCAACTGGAAGTGTTCCAAACGTTCCATTTGAGATTAATAAACTATTGAACAATGATTTGACTTCTGTAAAGGATAAACTGAAAAATTTATTTCAGGAACCGGGAAATGGAGCGGGATTAGGAATGCGCTTGTCAGTTTGGTGTGCAGAAGAAAACCCATTCAACTCTATAGAGATAATTAATAGCGAGACCAGTAAGTATCCAGAAGTTAAAGGTCTTTCACCTGCTGTTTTCGACAATAGAATATGTGAGATCTGGAGTGTAAATAAAGTAGCGGAAATTGAAAATAACAAAGTAAAAAGCGATATTCCTGTTTTATTTATAAGTGGAGAATATGATAACGAGACACCAGTAAAATGGGCAAAGTCAATGACTCGTAATTTCACTAATAGTTATCATTTAATTTTTAAAGGTTGGAAACATACACCAACAACTAATTGGAGTAACCAATGTGCAATGATATCGGCAAATGAATTTTTCAATAACCCAAACGAGAAACCAATTGCTGATTGTTTCGGACAAATTGGAAGTCCTGAATTTAAAACGGAATAA